A window of Drosophila nasuta strain 15112-1781.00 unplaced genomic scaffold, ASM2355853v1 ctg14_pilon, whole genome shotgun sequence contains these coding sequences:
- the LOC132797614 gene encoding zinc finger protein 431-like has translation MEQVIDVGCVKEEQCEVMCNMIRAQDWQLAMRHRDLGLVKIEQEMNIAWPGTNNATEEIKELNLEKIKKYNNNVKSQFTVAAINKPFKCLHCVKDFATSSNLKVHLTRTHSGDQERPFVCPNCPKSFATNDNLQKHIRRHSNERTLHCPHCPKAFATKDNLQKHIRRHSNERTLVCPHCPKAFATNDNLQKHIRRHSSERTLQCPHCPKAFATNDNLHRHIRGHTGERPFKCPYCPKPFAQNRDLKAHILEHIGEKPFKCPHCPKACVRNEGLKKHILRLHKDVEPEHSTVNGFPKHCWQATKEATYINDSSGRILMCKYDLLKNSTLMPTDEA, from the exons ATGGAACAAGTGATAGATGTCGGTTGCGTTAAGGAGGAGCAATGTGAGGTAATGTGCAATATGATAAGAGCACAGGATTGGCAATTGGCGATGAGACACAGGGACTTAGGACTTGTCAAGATTGAACAGGAAATGAATATTGCGTGGCCAGGGACAAACAATGCAACTGAAGAGATTAAAGAGTTAAATTTGGAGAAGATAAAAAA atacaataataatgtgaAATCGCAGTTTACTGTAGCTGCTATCAATAAACCTTTCAAGTGTTTACATTGCGTTAAGGACTTCGCCACCAGCAGCAACTTAAAGGTCCATCTGACTCGTACTCATTCTGGAGATCAAGAACGTCCTTTTGTGTGTCCGAATTGTCCAAAGTCATTTGCGACAAATGATAATCTCCAGAAGCATATTCGCAGGCATTCAAATGAACGAACACTACATTGTCCCCACTGCCCAAAAGCTTTTGCTACCAAGGATAACTTACAGAAACATATTCGCAGGCATTCAAACGAACGGACACTAGTTTGTCCACATTGCCCGAAAGCATTTGCCACAAACGACAATCTTCAAAAGCACATCCGTCGGCACTCAAGCGAACGTACGCTGCAATGTCCACACTGCCCAAAAGCTTTTGCGACCAATGATAATCTCCATAGGCACATTCGTGGTCACACAGGTGAACGGCCTTTTAAGTGTCCCTATTGTCCAAAACCTTTTGCGCAAAATAGGGATCTGAAAGCGCATATCTTGGAGCATATAGGTGAAAAGCCCTTTAAATGTCCACATTGTCCAAAAGCTTGTGTGCGGAACGAGGGATTAAAGAAGCATATACTGCGACTACATAAGGATGTAGAGCCGGAACATTCGACAGTGAATGGTTTTCCAAAACA CTGCTGGCAAGCAACAAAGGAAGCTACATACATTAATGATTCCAGCGGCAGAATTCTTATGTGcaaatatgatttattaaaaaattcgaCACTGATGCCCACAGACGAGGCGTAG
- the LOC132797613 gene encoding uncharacterized protein KIAA0513, translated as MVDAKPPLTPTPGTPTAAFSNERSKIKLLIERTPSIGTLKSKLLTVLGNSNELINGISNKLTFSSSSSDSDYCEDEEELPKFDETIDYTEIDFEARRIKARRAHEEIISGRFRLPNLAARTRLEFSGVRSADKLGKGHLRSSSDSSSSTCGSSSEDSSSLSLPEQSAARSNDAGSSTTHSNSMEIESRNSGGYARARAIAGARRSELDLQKDMQRISELLDASIKPPQIDVQSPTETPVCGAGVGNGTLVEQIARQQWGAVRVPMRNTHTSNSSTLTSLRDEPDQIHGSPSMESSDWRNFIRSESQNSVPSWASSISLDCRAGEEPVKEFMKHFTHLLFNNFMAVNLELKSEFGVLLRLEIGRLWFTRFLSVQRNRSKRLESSTLNALAQYYALALFECAEFEDYGPATVLMNLCFLFYHEVEVPGCDPYREYLFVSMRTQPIWQKMRFWNAAFLDAIQSEREHRHTKQLRRQQRSQSKQKHRLAIVETSRDAKDMNMTMSTPKLESSSSSSHHGAATTATISKHNLRSNKGNIIIQGEQPVKDREDIVFRQLSAFTCNMHSLGASHEMCIDFLMKNLIVHNLSHDKAKLIRDNINRMYQETKLWGAVQC; from the exons ATGGTCGATGCAAAGCCACCCCTCACGCCTACTCCAGGAACTCCAACTGCCGCATTTTCCAATGAGAgatcaaaaatcaaattacttATTGAGAGAACGCCTAGTATTGGAACACTCAAGTCAAAGCTATTGACGGTCCTTGGAAACAGTAATGAATTGATCAATGGCATATCAAATAAG TTAACAttcagtagcagcagcagtgatTCAGACTACTGTGAAGATGAAGAGGAATTGCCGAAAT TTGATGAGACCATTGACTATActgaaattgattttgaaGCGCGTCGAATAAAGGCACGCCGGGCGCACGAAGAGATCATATCGGGGCGTTTTAGGTTACCGAATTTAGCGGCAC GCACGCGATTGGAGTTTTCGGGAGTTCGTTCTGCTGATAAATTGGGAAAAGGACACTTACGCTCCAGTTCCGATTCCTCAAGCAGCACatgcggcagcagcagtgagGATAGCAGTTCGTTATCGTTGCCTGAACAGTCAGCTGCACGATCCAATGATGCTGGTAGCAGCACCACACATTCCAACTCTATGGAAATCGAGTCCCGTAACTCGGGAGGCTATGCGCGAGCTAGAGCTATTGCTGGTGCCCGACGCAGTGAACTGGATTTACAGAAGGATATGCAACGGATTAGCGAACTTTTGGATGCATCAATTAAGCCACCACAAATTGACGTTCAATCACCCACAGAAACACCAGTTTGTGGTGCAGGTGTTGGCAATGGAACATTGGTCGAACAAATTGCGCGCCAACAGTGGGGTGCTGTGAGGGTGCCAATGCGCAACACTCATACTTCAAATAGTAGCACGCTAACAAGTCTACGTGATGAGCCAGACCAGATCCACGGCAGTCCCAGCATGGAATCGAGTGACTGGCGTAACTTTATACGTTCGGAATCGCAAAATTCCGTGCCGTCATGGGCTTCTTCAATTAGTCTAGATTGCCGAGCCGGCGAAGAACCTGTCAAGGAATTTATGAAGCATTTCACTCATTTGCtcttcaacaattttatggCTGTCAACCTCGAATTAAAATCTGAATTTGGTGTTCTATTGCGTTTGGAGATAGGTCGTCTCTGGTTCACAAGGTTTCTTAGTGTGCAACGCAACAGGAGCAAACGTCTAGAGTCATCAACATTAAACGCTCTGGCCCAATATTATGCCCTGGCATTATTCGAATGTGCCGAGTTTGAAGATTATGGACCAGCAACGGTTCTCATGAAtctgtgttttttattttaccacGAAg TTGAAGTTCCTGGCTGTGATCCTTACCGCGAATATCTTTTCGTATCAATGCGCACGCAACCCATTTGGCAGAAAATGCGTTTCTGGAATGCTGCATTTCTTGACGCCATCCAATCAGAGCGGGAGCATCGTCACACAAAACAACTGCGTCGTCAACAAAGGAGCCAGTCAAAGCAAAAACACCGTTTAGCAATAGTAGAAACAAGCAGAGACGCAAAAGATATGAATATGACTATGTCTACTCCTAAGCTCGAGTCCTCATCAAGCTCTTCGCATCATGGTGCTGCTACTACGGCAACGATTTCAAAGCATAATCTCAGGTCAAACAAAGGGAACATAATAATACAGGGAGAGCAGCCTGTCAAGGATCGGGAAGATATTGTCTTTCGGCAACTTAG TGCCTTCACGTGCAATATGCACTCACTTGGAGCCAGCCATGAAATGTGTATCGATTTTCTGATGAAAAATCTGATAGTGCATAATTTATCCCACG ATAAGGCTAAGCTGATCAGGGACAATATTAATCGAATGTACCAAGAGACTAAACTTTGGGGCGCTGTGCAATGTTAG
- the LOC132797570 gene encoding uncharacterized protein LOC132797570 encodes MVEEKYYQCVGAVLKMLSNANDVAFTCDAVTIPNSSRSFLTITAHFIEKDSLNSICLASSRMNQISDVTKPEDFFDDFMSAHNHSITKELSGVSEQNKELKLYFRLPQAARECNPLEVWKSHRATMPGLYKMAMRHLITPGSSVPSERLASAIKCVACDARSRMTDIHVKQKSVFKIFKFCQLGLMLHLDTYKT; translated from the exons ATGGTTGAAGAGAAGTACTACCAGTGCGTTGGAGCTGTGTTGAAAATGCTAAGCAATGCAAATGACGTTGCGTTTACCTGCGATGCCGTAACCATACCGAACTCGAGTCGTTCGTTCCTTACCATCACTGcgcattttattgaaaaggATTCACTAAATTCAATCTGCCTTGCATCGTCAAGAATGAATCAA ATTTCCGATGTCACAAAACCGGAAGACTTTTTTGACGATTTCATGAGCGCACACAATCACTCAATCACAAAAGAATTGAGCGGTGTGTCGGAGCAAAATAAGGAGCTGAAACTATACTTTAGATTGCCCCAAGCTGCGCGGGAATGTAACCCGCTGGAGGTGTGGAAATCCCATAGGGCGACCATGCCGGGTCTTTACAAGATGGCCATGCGACATCTTATCACTCCAGGTAGCTCGGTGCCTTCAGAGCGGTTGGCATCCGCAATAAAATGTGTAGCTTGCGATGCTAGGAGCCGAATGACGGACATACACGTAAAGCAAAAGAgtgtttttaaaatctttaaattctGCCAATTGGGCTTGATGTTACATTTAGATACATATAAGACATAa
- the LOC132797593 gene encoding restin homolog yields the protein MSEAQNREQKLQKDLAKLQLEQQQQSRDNEVAMKELQERLEITNTELQHKEQLARENEQKIADLKTLVEAIRVANANLSAKNAELSTVLEVLQAEKNETMQSFELFEMEADMNAGRLIEKLHGMKQELEQTHSALKLEKSSSKQLQGQLQELQQTDQNFQGTAVEVAEQLRQLNQSNGELQETMQQKQYDKKRKQVYDYKEGDFVAVKRTQFFAGKKLQNNYLGPYEVIEVKRNGRFEIRKAAQTEGPNITNTSSDNMKLWQYVGYNDDCLSSGTDDAYQDGRM from the coding sequence ATGAGCGAGGCGCAAAATCGTGagcaaaagttgcaaaaagACTTAGCCAAGTTGCAActggaacagcagcaacagagccGCGACAACGAGGTGGCCATGAAGGAGCTGCAAGAGCGACTGGAGATCACAAACACGGAGCTGCAGCACAAGGAGCAGTTGGCACGAGAAAATGAACAAAAGATCGCCGACTTGAAGACGCTAGTCGAGGCCATTCGGGTGGCCAATGCCAATTTATCGGCCAAAAATGCGGAGCTTTCGACAGTGCTGGAAGTGTTGCAGGCAGAGAAGAACGAAACGATGCAAAGCTTTGAGTTGTTCGAGATGGAGGCGGACATGAATGCCGGAAGACTTATTGAGAAGCTGCACGGCATGAAGCAGGAGCTGGAGCAAACGCACAGCGCACTTAAGTTGgagaagagcagcagcaagcaattGCAGGGGCAACTGCAGGAGTTGCAACAAACCGATCAGAATTTCCAAGGCACTGCTGTCGAGGTAGCAGAGCAACTGCGTCAGCTGAATCAGTCGAATGGTGAATTGCAGGAAACTATGCAACAAAAGCAGTACGACAAAAAGCGTAAACAGGTGTATGATTACAAAGAAGGTGACTTTGTTGCTGTGAAGCGGACACAATTCTTTGCTGGaaagaaattacaaaataattaccTTGGTCCATATGAGGTAATAGAAGTGAAACGCAATGGGCGTTTTGAAATCAGAAAAGCTGCACAGACAGAGGGGCCCAATATTACTAACACAAGTTCTGACAATATGAAGCTGTGGCAGTACGTCGGGTACAACGATGATTGTTTGTCGTCTGGGACAGACGATGCTTATCAGGATGGCCGAATGTGA